From a single Anaerolineales bacterium genomic region:
- the add gene encoding adenosine deaminase, producing MGLSIKEFIEQMPKVELHVHLEGSVVPETLLKLAQKNGIALPAKNLDELREWYIFKDFDHFIEIYSIIASCFRHADDIELITREFLIGQAKQNILYSEVTFTPYSQYAASGLGFHEQMDAVQRARLWANKELGVDLGIIVDIPRMIPAQEGDVVADWAIERYGDGLLIALGLGGPEVGNPPEKFKTAFDKVRAKGIPCILHAGETQGPESIWQAFQIADSIRIGHGVRAIEDPKLVAHLREKQIPLEVCPTSNICLKVYPSLEEHSLLKLMNEGLYITINSDDPPMFNTTLTNEFIQLQGLHGWSTEFIEKLIFNALDASLLSVDKKQVMKGKIQSQFKQLHSQLI from the coding sequence ATGGGTCTCTCGATAAAAGAATTTATTGAGCAAATGCCCAAAGTGGAACTCCATGTCCATCTTGAAGGTTCAGTTGTGCCTGAAACCTTATTGAAACTCGCCCAGAAAAATGGGATTGCACTTCCCGCCAAAAACCTGGATGAGCTTAGAGAATGGTATATCTTCAAGGACTTTGACCATTTCATTGAAATTTACAGCATCATCGCCAGTTGTTTTCGTCACGCTGATGATATTGAATTGATCACGCGCGAATTTTTGATAGGGCAGGCAAAACAAAATATTCTCTACAGTGAAGTGACCTTTACACCCTACAGTCAATACGCCGCCAGCGGACTTGGTTTCCACGAGCAAATGGATGCAGTGCAGCGTGCGCGTTTGTGGGCAAATAAAGAACTGGGCGTGGACTTGGGAATCATTGTCGATATTCCCCGAATGATTCCCGCCCAGGAAGGCGATGTCGTTGCAGATTGGGCGATCGAACGATATGGCGACGGTTTATTGATCGCCCTCGGTCTGGGCGGACCAGAAGTTGGGAACCCGCCCGAAAAATTCAAGACTGCTTTTGATAAGGTTCGCGCCAAAGGAATCCCCTGTATTCTCCACGCCGGTGAAACCCAGGGACCCGAAAGTATCTGGCAGGCATTTCAAATCGCAGACAGCATTCGGATTGGTCATGGTGTACGTGCTATTGAAGACCCAAAACTTGTCGCACATTTGAGAGAAAAACAAATCCCATTGGAGGTCTGCCCGACCAGCAATATTTGTCTCAAAGTCTATCCTTCTCTCGAAGAACACAGTTTGTTAAAACTAATGAATGAAGGTTTATACATAACCATCAACAGTGACGACCCGCCTATGTTCAATACGACTCTGACAAACGAATTCATCCAATTGCAGGGTTTGCATGGCTGGAGCACAGAGTTTATTGAGAAATTGATATTCAACGCATTAGACGCAAGTTTATTGTCCGTGGATAAAAAGCAGGTTATGAAAGGAAAAATCCAAAGCCAGTTCAAGCAGTTGCACTCACAACTTATTTGA
- a CDS encoding ATP-dependent helicase — protein sequence MTPPFTPRPSQQNILRYTGGHLGIAAVPGAGKTHILSALAAQIIQSGALGDDQEVLIVTLVNSAVDNFEARIKRFFDNPLQALYKYRVRTLHGLAHDIVREKPARVGLEERFSIIDEREAGFIRRESVNAWLASHSLDDYLDPALDNSKRDWIKRQQLPDLLDSLALAFIRSSKDRLLTPDVLRAKLDQSPAPLPLAELGWSIYADYQRALAYRGAVDFDDLIRLALTLLESDEEFLARLQYRYPFILEDEAQDSSQTQERILSLLSGGRVGEARIETTPLSSGFDTPFATNAQGYSTSGDLGNWVRVGDPNQAIFETFTTASPELLRAFIQNNPSVDMPESGRSQPSVLAVANHLIDWVMTSHPDPNARTALSLPHVIPVPEGDPQQNPPDDPEAIKFISTRYTPEQELDAVAKSVKGYLDSFADTPIEEQPTIAILVPRNQRGVEVVGELRKRGIEPIELISSTSETRAAAGALSYLLSYLADPSSAKKLSKAYEVWRRDWREQRVVDRGIENRELENSGLERGDYSTTQLLNYVSVLLRRMTNVENFIAPQNANDWLTTVGENEAVQVIQELSAFQVNVQRWLNAVTLPIDQLALTLAQDVFSEASDLALAHKLALVLRQVADDHPDWRLPELTAELAVIAKNERRFIGFSSDDSGFDPERHRGRVVVTTMHKAKGLEWDRVYLMSVNNYDFPSNMPNDRFISEKWFVRSGLDLAAESLAQLTALGSRYGSPTRPTPEEFDWYEEGAATLRSRLDYVKERLRLFYVGITRAKRELIVTWNSGRQGDATPSLALSELMGYWENKG from the coding sequence ATGACACCCCCCTTTACCCCTCGCCCCTCCCAACAAAACATCCTCCGCTACACAGGCGGACACCTCGGCATTGCCGCTGTCCCTGGTGCGGGCAAGACGCACATTCTCTCTGCACTCGCGGCGCAGATCATCCAAAGCGGCGCGCTCGGCGACGATCAGGAAGTGCTCATCGTCACGCTCGTCAACTCGGCGGTGGACAATTTCGAAGCACGCATCAAACGTTTCTTCGACAACCCGCTGCAAGCCCTCTACAAATATCGCGTCCGCACATTGCATGGGCTGGCGCATGACATCGTCCGCGAGAAGCCTGCGCGCGTGGGGCTTGAGGAGCGTTTCAGCATCATCGACGAGCGTGAGGCGGGCTTCATCCGCCGCGAATCGGTCAATGCGTGGCTGGCGTCGCATTCATTGGATGATTACCTCGACCCCGCCCTCGACAACTCCAAACGGGACTGGATCAAACGTCAGCAACTGCCTGATCTATTGGACTCTCTCGCCTTAGCCTTTATCCGTTCATCCAAAGACCGCCTCCTGACTCCCGATGTCCTGCGTGCCAAACTGGATCAGTCTCCTGCCCCGTTGCCTCTCGCCGAGCTCGGCTGGAGCATCTACGCGGACTACCAACGCGCCCTCGCCTATCGCGGCGCCGTGGACTTCGATGACCTCATCCGTTTGGCGTTGACTTTGCTCGAAAGCGACGAAGAATTTCTAGCGCGTCTGCAATATCGCTATCCGTTTATTCTTGAAGATGAAGCGCAGGATTCGAGTCAGACGCAGGAGAGGATACTTTCGCTTCTTTCTGGTGGTCGAGTGGGCGAAGCCCGTATCGAGACCACACCTCTAAGTTCTGGTTTCGATACGCCCTTCGCAACGAATGCTCAGGGCTACTCAACCAGCGGGGATTTGGGGAACTGGGTCCGCGTGGGCGACCCGAACCAAGCCATCTTCGAAACCTTCACAACCGCCTCGCCCGAACTCTTGCGTGCGTTCATTCAAAACAACCCCAGCGTGGACATGCCCGAGTCGGGACGGTCGCAGCCTTCGGTGTTGGCGGTTGCCAATCATCTCATTGACTGGGTCATGACCTCACATCCCGACCCCAACGCGCGGACAGCGTTATCCCTGCCGCATGTCATCCCTGTGCCGGAGGGCGACCCGCAGCAGAATCCGCCCGATGACCCGGAGGCGATCAAGTTCATCAGCACCAGGTACACGCCCGAACAGGAATTGGACGCGGTGGCAAAGTCTGTGAAAGGGTATCTTGATTCGTTCGCTGATACTCCCATCGAGGAACAACCAACGATTGCGATCCTTGTCCCGCGTAACCAGCGCGGCGTGGAGGTGGTGGGCGAGCTGCGCAAACGCGGCATCGAGCCGATCGAGCTGATCTCAAGCACGAGCGAAACCCGCGCGGCGGCGGGAGCGTTGAGTTATCTGCTGTCGTATCTGGCGGATCCAAGTTCTGCAAAAAAACTATCGAAAGCATATGAAGTATGGAGGAGGGATTGGAGAGAGCAGAGAGTAGTGGATAGAGGAATAGAGAATAGAGAATTGGAGAATAGTGGACTGGAGCGGGGGGACTACTCAACTACTCAACTACTCAACTATGTATCTGTTCTTCTCCGCCGAATGACGAATGTGGAAAACTTCATCGCGCCACAAAATGCCAATGACTGGCTGACAACTGTCGGTGAGAATGAAGCGGTGCAAGTCATCCAGGAATTAAGCGCATTTCAAGTCAACGTCCAGCGATGGTTGAATGCGGTGACCCTGCCCATCGATCAGTTGGCACTGACGCTGGCGCAGGATGTGTTCAGCGAAGCGTCGGATTTGGCGTTGGCGCATAAACTGGCGTTGGTGCTGAGGCAGGTCGCGGACGATCATCCCGATTGGCGCCTGCCTGAGTTGACGGCGGAGTTGGCGGTGATCGCGAAGAACGAACGGCGCTTCATCGGGTTCTCGTCGGACGATTCGGGCTTTGACCCGGAACGGCATCGCGGACGGGTTGTGGTGACGACGATGCACAAGGCGAAGGGGCTGGAATGGGACCGCGTGTATTTGATGTCGGTCAATAATTATGACTTCCCGTCGAACATGCCCAATGACCGTTTTATTTCGGAGAAATGGTTCGTGCGCAGCGGCTTGGACTTGGCGGCGGAGTCGCTGGCGCAGTTGACCGCGCTGGGGTCTCGATACGGCTCGCCTACTCGACCCACGCCAGAGGAGTTTGACTGGTACGAGGAAGGCGCGGCGACACTACGCTCGCGGTTGGATTACGTCAAGGAACGCCTGCGCCTGTTCTATGTGGGTATCACGCGCGCGAAGCGTGAGTTGATCGTGACATGGAATTCAGGCAGGCAGGGCGATGCAACGCCGAGTTTGGCATTGTCAGAACTCATGGGATATTGGGAGAATAAAGGATGA
- the gatC gene encoding Asp-tRNA(Asn)/Glu-tRNA(Gln) amidotransferase subunit GatC yields the protein MTQTIDTKTVKHVAYLVRLGISEEEAKKFSGQFSSIIDYFNMLNEVDTENVPPASDIANAENVLREDVVKPSMSREEFLKNAPNSERGYVKVPTVLGDE from the coding sequence ATGACCCAAACCATCGACACCAAAACCGTCAAGCACGTCGCCTACCTCGTCCGGCTCGGAATCTCTGAAGAGGAAGCGAAAAAATTCAGCGGACAATTCTCGTCCATCATTGACTACTTCAACATGCTCAACGAAGTGGACACGGAGAACGTCCCGCCTGCGTCGGATATTGCCAACGCCGAAAACGTGCTGCGCGAAGACGTGGTCAAACCGTCCATGAGCCGCGAAGAATTCCTCAAGAACGCACCGAACTCTGAGCGCGGGTACGTCAAAGTACCAACAGTGCTTGGAGATGAATAA
- a CDS encoding WD40 repeat domain-containing protein — MKTKTLKLFLLSVTIFLLMVCFAFQPTQSSSAPSVTSVELSDLESDSYIKIGLGRIYKVNYSPDGKTLAVATSTGILLYDTTSYELIRNVSDSFIDNLEWSPDGSQIAYATRWDIKIINLHSGETIVCNEKNRIMLVGEEISWSPDSQLLVSSNMSDRDGAIYIWDAITGTIHQKIIHPDKRVSHRYPKGEGLDWSSDGSYLAVAYEFLNIVIPQRNSEVIIWDMTGKNPIVHRRWDVASVHENTVMKGLEWTPNDDYLVLGGDFISIYDAGNGAIISTLDAATANRFALSSDGKIVYLSDKENDVSVTSYSVPKLEKVREYKEGVRSPETIDASPKGDYIVAGNSFVDGFDVWDVQTANLIKTEYLNSHWNKGIVFSPNSEEFAVLTHDDTTYLYNTKDGQLLETIKKGEQNLSIGEKSWAIVGVGGKSFPVSKKSPDNMWLATIEEVQCQGLYCPEDFIFLTVHSTGTKEVLFSYKIDSSSTNLIEWSPDSRWLIATGSPERWGLTIYPIDLTLVPLQIIESTGTIESIAWSPNGKFIGATGYNGVIYLYKVDKILNEFFNSNSGITIQ, encoded by the coding sequence ATGAAAACTAAAACATTAAAGTTATTTTTATTGTCAGTTACCATTTTCTTATTAATGGTTTGTTTTGCTTTTCAACCTACTCAATCTTCTAGCGCGCCATCGGTCACTTCGGTTGAACTTTCAGACCTTGAATCAGATAGTTATATAAAAATTGGATTGGGGAGAATTTACAAAGTTAACTATTCCCCAGATGGTAAAACCCTTGCTGTTGCAACAAGTACTGGAATATTACTTTATGATACAACTTCCTATGAATTGATTCGAAATGTATCTGATAGTTTCATTGATAATTTGGAATGGTCTCCCGACGGATCACAAATTGCATACGCCACTAGGTGGGATATAAAAATTATAAATTTACATAGTGGTGAGACAATAGTTTGTAACGAAAAAAATCGTATTATGCTTGTTGGCGAAGAAATATCTTGGTCGCCAGATAGTCAACTTCTCGTATCCAGCAACATGAGCGACAGAGACGGAGCTATATATATATGGGATGCGATAACAGGCACAATTCATCAGAAGATTATCCACCCAGATAAGAGGGTAAGTCATAGATATCCTAAAGGGGAGGGGCTGGACTGGTCTTCCGACGGAAGTTATTTAGCTGTTGCATATGAGTTCCTGAATATTGTCATTCCCCAGCGGAATTCTGAGGTAATCATATGGGATATGACAGGTAAAAATCCAATTGTGCATAGAAGATGGGATGTGGCAAGCGTACATGAAAATACCGTTATGAAGGGTCTTGAATGGACACCTAATGACGATTATTTAGTTTTAGGCGGAGACTTTATTTCGATATATGATGCAGGAAATGGGGCTATAATTTCAACTCTTGATGCTGCGACAGCAAATCGATTTGCGTTATCGTCGGATGGGAAAATAGTATATTTATCAGATAAAGAGAATGATGTATCGGTCACATCGTATAGTGTTCCAAAACTTGAAAAAGTTAGAGAGTATAAAGAAGGTGTTCGGTCCCCTGAAACTATTGATGCGTCTCCGAAAGGAGACTATATTGTTGCTGGCAATTCGTTTGTTGATGGTTTCGATGTTTGGGATGTCCAGACTGCAAACCTTATTAAAACCGAATATTTAAACTCTCACTGGAATAAAGGGATTGTGTTTTCACCAAATAGTGAGGAATTTGCTGTTCTGACACACGATGATACGACATATTTATATAACACAAAAGATGGTCAATTGTTAGAGACAATCAAAAAAGGCGAACAGAATTTGTCGATAGGTGAGAAATCTTGGGCAATAGTTGGTGTGGGCGGAAAATCTTTTCCTGTTTCCAAGAAATCGCCTGACAATATGTGGCTTGCAACAATAGAGGAAGTTCAATGCCAGGGACTTTATTGCCCTGAAGACTTCATTTTCCTTACTGTTCACTCAACAGGAACGAAAGAAGTACTTTTCTCATATAAAATTGATTCTTCGTCAACAAATCTTATTGAATGGTCACCAGATAGTAGATGGTTGATTGCGACTGGTTCTCCTGAGCGTTGGGGACTGACAATATATCCTATTGATCTCACCCTAGTACCGCTTCAAATAATCGAGTCTACAGGAACTATTGAGAGTATTGCTTGGTCCCCAAATGGAAAGTTCATTGGTGCGACTGGTTACAATGGTGTAATCTATCTGTATAAAGTAGATAAAATTTTAAACGAGTTCTTCAATTCCAATAGTGGAATAACGATCCAATGA
- the aspS gene encoding aspartate--tRNA ligase, which yields MYRTHLCGELRASHAGQIVTLSGWVNRRRDHGGVAFFDLRDRAGIVQVTINPDLPKETLDLVADVRFEWVLQIEGVVQKRPEGMANPKMATGEIEVIATDVKVLNPSKTPPFMVNTDADLPDENMRLKYRYLDLRRERLTKNMVLRHKVIKFMRDYLDEQGFIEIETPIMFKATPEGARDYLVPSRIYPGQFYALPQSPQQLKQLLMVAGMDRYFQIARCFRDEDLRGDRQPEFTQLDLEMSYVHRDDVLGLVEDLFTKMLPAVAPHKKLYSSPWPRFSYKEVLETYGTDKPDLRFGMELVDVSDVLAKSEFKVFQSALEAGGVIKCIVAPKSAEMSRKELDALTEVAKSFGAKGMPYVAVTADGVKGSAAKFFKEEELAALKEKSGAGVGDLIVFASDARAVVNKTLGGLRLWFRDKLDLADKSMMAFAWVVDFPFFAFNEETQAWESEHHPFTMPKMDDLPKFDTNPGDVMSDAYDMVCNGYETASGSIRIHRRDIQMKMFQMLGLSDEEIKTKFGHMLEAFEYGAPPHGGMAPGIDRLVMLLADEPNIREVIAFPKNQNGRDVMADAPSEVEPKQLKELHIKFS from the coding sequence ATGTACAGAACTCATTTATGTGGAGAATTACGAGCCAGCCACGCGGGACAAATCGTCACGCTCTCAGGCTGGGTGAACCGCCGCCGCGACCACGGCGGGGTGGCTTTCTTCGACCTGCGTGACCGCGCGGGCATCGTCCAAGTCACCATCAACCCCGACCTGCCCAAAGAAACGCTTGACCTTGTGGCGGATGTCCGCTTTGAGTGGGTGTTGCAGATCGAAGGTGTGGTGCAGAAACGCCCCGAAGGGATGGCAAACCCCAAAATGGCAACCGGCGAGATCGAGGTCATCGCCACGGACGTCAAGGTCCTCAACCCGTCCAAGACGCCGCCTTTCATGGTCAACACGGATGCGGACCTGCCGGATGAGAATATGCGCCTCAAATACCGCTACCTTGACCTGCGCCGCGAGCGCCTGACCAAAAACATGGTGCTGCGTCACAAGGTCATCAAGTTCATGCGTGATTATCTCGATGAACAGGGCTTCATTGAAATCGAAACGCCGATCATGTTCAAAGCCACTCCCGAAGGCGCGCGCGACTATCTCGTGCCCTCGCGCATCTACCCGGGGCAGTTCTACGCATTGCCGCAGTCACCGCAGCAGTTGAAGCAATTGCTGATGGTGGCAGGCATGGACAGATATTTCCAGATCGCGCGCTGTTTCCGCGATGAAGACCTGCGCGGCGACCGCCAGCCTGAGTTCACGCAGCTTGACCTTGAAATGTCCTACGTCCACCGCGATGATGTGCTGGGGCTGGTGGAGGATCTGTTCACAAAGATGCTCCCCGCGGTTGCGCCGCACAAGAAGTTGTATTCTTCGCCGTGGCCCAGGTTCTCGTACAAAGAGGTACTTGAAACATACGGCACGGACAAGCCCGATCTGCGCTTCGGCATGGAATTGGTGGATGTTTCCGACGTTTTGGCGAAGAGCGAGTTCAAAGTGTTCCAGTCCGCGTTGGAGGCGGGCGGCGTGATCAAGTGCATCGTCGCGCCGAAGTCTGCAGAGATGTCGCGCAAGGAATTGGATGCGCTCACGGAAGTGGCAAAGTCATTCGGGGCGAAGGGAATGCCGTATGTGGCGGTCACAGCCGATGGCGTGAAAGGAAGCGCGGCAAAGTTCTTTAAGGAAGAAGAACTGGCAGCGTTGAAAGAGAAATCGGGAGCAGGAGTCGGCGATCTGATCGTCTTCGCTTCGGATGCCCGCGCGGTCGTGAACAAGACTCTCGGCGGACTGCGCTTGTGGTTCCGCGATAAGTTGGACCTGGCGGATAAATCGATGATGGCGTTCGCGTGGGTGGTGGACTTCCCGTTCTTTGCGTTCAACGAAGAGACGCAGGCGTGGGAGTCGGAACATCATCCGTTCACGATGCCGAAGATGGACGACTTGCCGAAGTTCGATACCAACCCCGGCGACGTGATGTCGGATGCGTATGACATGGTCTGCAACGGTTATGAGACGGCTTCGGGTTCGATACGAATTCATCGCCGCGACATTCAGATGAAGATGTTCCAGATGCTCGGCTTGAGCGACGAAGAGATCAAAACGAAATTCGGTCACATGCTGGAGGCGTTCGAGTACGGCGCTCCGCCACACGGCGGCATGGCTCCGGGCATTGACCGTCTCGTGATGCTGTTGGCGGACGAACCCAACATCCGCGAAGTGATCGCCTTCCCAAAGAACCAGAACGGGCGCGATGTGATGGCGGATGCGCCGTCTGAAGTGGAACCAAAACAATTAAAAGAATTACATATCAAATTTAGTTAG
- a CDS encoding M4 family metallopeptidase: MHSHHSILCITPPHMLKEIAENGTPEQRVVAQRTLLESDNFRTRRSALAARIARSVMSAQVTGGKDRVVYDAKQGSQLPGTKVRGEGDPPTSDAAADEAYDGSGITYDLYFDIYGRNSIDNKGLRLDSTVHFQKGYDNAFWDGKQMVYGDGDEDLPVSQRLFNRFTISLDIIAHELTHGVTQYEANLNYSNQPGALNESMSDVFGSLVKQYQRQQTADQADWVIGEGLFTSNINGVGIRSMKAPGTAYNDPVLGKDPQPAHMKDYVSTIQDNGGVHINSGIPNHAFYVIARELSGFAWEKAGRIWYKALTEKLTTTSSFADAANLTFQAATEIYGPGSLEEQAVKFGWAEVGITVGEPSTNEGCFSAAMRALGLK, from the coding sequence ATGCACTCCCATCATTCCATTCTTTGCATCACCCCGCCGCACATGCTGAAGGAGATCGCCGAGAACGGCACGCCCGAACAACGTGTGGTGGCTCAAAGGACACTGCTCGAATCGGACAATTTCCGCACGCGGCGCTCTGCGTTGGCGGCACGGATCGCCCGGTCTGTGATGTCCGCCCAGGTTACGGGAGGCAAGGATCGGGTCGTCTATGACGCGAAACAGGGTTCGCAGCTGCCCGGGACCAAGGTGCGCGGCGAGGGCGATCCGCCCACATCCGATGCGGCAGCGGATGAGGCATACGACGGCAGCGGCATCACCTATGACCTTTATTTTGACATCTACGGACGCAACTCAATTGACAACAAGGGGCTGAGGCTGGACTCGACCGTTCATTTCCAAAAAGGATACGACAACGCCTTCTGGGACGGCAAGCAGATGGTCTACGGCGACGGCGACGAAGACCTGCCCGTCAGCCAGCGGCTGTTCAACCGCTTCACCATCTCGCTCGATATCATCGCACACGAACTGACGCACGGCGTCACGCAATACGAGGCAAATCTCAACTACTCGAACCAGCCCGGGGCGCTGAACGAATCGATGTCGGACGTGTTCGGCTCGCTGGTCAAGCAATACCAACGCCAGCAGACCGCCGATCAAGCCGACTGGGTCATCGGTGAAGGCTTGTTCACATCCAATATCAACGGCGTCGGCATCCGCTCGATGAAAGCGCCCGGCACGGCATACAACGATCCCGTGCTCGGCAAGGATCCGCAGCCCGCACACATGAAGGACTACGTCAGCACCATTCAGGATAACGGCGGCGTACACATCAACTCGGGCATCCCGAACCACGCCTTTTACGTGATCGCGCGCGAACTCAGCGGTTTCGCGTGGGAAAAAGCCGGGCGCATCTGGTACAAGGCGCTGACCGAAAAGCTCACCACCACTTCCAGCTTTGCCGATGCCGCCAACCTGACCTTCCAAGCCGCCACCGAGATCTACGGTCCGGGCAGCCTCGAGGAACAAGCCGTCAAATTCGGCTGGGCGGAGGTCGGCATCACGGTCGGCGAACCGTCCACGAACGAAGGCTGTTTCTCCGCCGCCATGCGCGCATTGGGGTTGAAATGA
- a CDS encoding DinB family protein translates to MNADAFRHFYNYHFAENRKVWEHVASLTFEQFTQKADYSRGSIREQLVHLIDAEDVWISELRGAQPSEPLPETTDVDDRDAIRALWDMVEQNTRAYLATLQDDQLFSKPITDPDEDKDLIVWQVLLHVVNHATDHRAQLLRALHDLGVDTKYQDYIFYVYENP, encoded by the coding sequence ATGAATGCAGATGCCTTTCGCCATTTTTACAACTATCACTTCGCCGAGAACCGCAAGGTCTGGGAGCATGTCGCTTCGTTGACCTTTGAACAGTTCACTCAAAAAGCGGATTACTCTCGCGGCTCGATTCGGGAGCAACTCGTCCACCTCATTGATGCAGAAGATGTGTGGATCAGCGAGCTGCGCGGTGCTCAACCGTCTGAGCCTTTGCCTGAAACGACGGATGTCGATGACCGCGATGCCATCCGCGCTTTGTGGGATATGGTGGAGCAGAACACTCGCGCGTATCTGGCAACCTTACAAGATGACCAGTTGTTCTCCAAGCCGATCACCGATCCCGACGAGGACAAGGACTTGATCGTCTGGCAGGTCTTGCTTCATGTTGTTAATCACGCCACCGATCATCGCGCTCAACTTCTGCGTGCCTTGCATGATCTAGGCGTGGACACGAAGTATCAGGATTACATTTTTTACGTGTACGAGAACCCGTGA
- the gatA gene encoding Asp-tRNA(Asn)/Glu-tRNA(Gln) amidotransferase subunit GatA encodes MKLTDLTIREAHELLTAKKISSVELTQAMLDRIHDVDEKVKSYVTVTDDLALEQAKKADERIAKGENVTPLTGIPFSMKDCISTRDVRTTCSSKILENYVPQYNATVTNKLADSGAVLVGKTNMDEFGMGSSCENSALFNTHNPWDLDRVPGGSSGGAAASMSASLCTFSIGEDTGGSVRMPAGFTNVTGIKPTYGRVSRYGLIALASSFDCIGPMARDAYDCATVLEHIAGHDPNDSTTYQSPITSYTKDINKPVKGMKLGIPKEYFVAGMEAGVESAMQEAIRTYEKLGMEIHEVSLPHTKYGLPVYYLLLFAEASANLARMDGTRFGLSVSDGAKDVIDIYLKTRHEGFGDEVKRRIMLGAYALSAGYYDAYYLKAQKVRTLLRRDFETAFSKVDILLAPTCPTTAFKLGEKTSDPLEMYLSDIYVVSTNPAGVPAIALPAGFSDNMPVGMQLIGKHLDESTLFQAAHAYQQVTDWHKQQPAL; translated from the coding sequence ATGAAACTAACTGACTTAACTATCCGAGAAGCCCACGAACTTCTGACCGCCAAGAAAATCTCCTCCGTCGAGTTGACGCAAGCCATGCTTGACCGCATCCACGACGTGGACGAGAAGGTCAAGTCCTATGTCACGGTCACGGATGACCTTGCGCTCGAACAGGCGAAGAAAGCCGATGAGCGCATTGCCAAAGGCGAGAACGTCACTCCGCTGACGGGCATTCCCTTCTCGATGAAGGATTGCATCTCCACGCGGGATGTCCGCACGACTTGTTCGTCAAAAATTCTTGAAAACTACGTCCCGCAGTACAACGCCACCGTCACAAACAAACTCGCGGACTCTGGCGCTGTTCTCGTCGGCAAGACCAACATGGACGAGTTCGGCATGGGTTCTTCTTGTGAGAACTCTGCGCTCTTCAACACGCACAACCCCTGGGATTTAGACCGCGTCCCCGGCGGTTCCAGCGGCGGCGCGGCGGCGAGCATGTCTGCGAGTCTTTGCACCTTCTCCATCGGCGAAGACACAGGCGGATCTGTCCGCATGCCTGCAGGCTTCACCAACGTCACAGGCATCAAACCTACTTATGGTCGCGTTTCCCGCTATGGCTTAATTGCATTGGCATCATCGTTCGATTGCATCGGTCCAATGGCACGTGATGCCTACGATTGCGCAACCGTCCTTGAACACATCGCAGGTCACGATCCCAACGATAGCACCACTTACCAATCTCCAATCACCAGTTATACAAAAGACATCAACAAACCCGTCAAGGGCATGAAACTCGGCATCCCGAAAGAATATTTCGTGGCAGGTATGGAGGCAGGCGTTGAGTCCGCCATGCAGGAAGCGATTCGCACCTACGAAAAACTCGGCATGGAGATTCACGAAGTCTCGCTCCCCCACACCAAATACGGCTTGCCCGTTTATTATCTCTTGCTCTTCGCCGAAGCCAGCGCCAACCTCGCCCGCATGGACGGCACGCGCTTCGGTCTCTCCGTTTCAGACGGCGCGAAGGATGTCATCGACATCTATCTCAAGACTCGCCACGAAGGTTTCGGAGATGAAGTCAAGCGCAGGATCATGCTCGGCGCATACGCTCTCTCTGCGGGATATTACGACGCGTATTACTTGAAAGCACAAAAAGTGCGCACGCTTCTTCGTCGGGACTTTGAAACTGCTTTTTCCAAAGTGGACATTCTCCTCGCCCCGACCTGCCCCACCACTGCCTTCAAACTCGGCGAAAAGACCAGCGACCCGCTCGAAATGTACCTCTCGGATATTTACGTCGTTTCGACCAACCCCGCTGGCGTCCCTGCGATTGCGCTCCCCGCCGGCTTCTCGGACAACATGCCCGTTGGTATGCAACTCATCGGCAAACACTTGGACGAGTCAACCCTATTCCAAGCCGCGCATGCCTACCAGCAAGTGACCGATTGGCATAAGCAACAACCGGCTTTATGA
- a CDS encoding type II toxin-antitoxin system PemK/MazF family toxin, which translates to MDVKPGDVFWITPNETNGIESDHPHPHVVVQVNAQNRVTVCALTTNLKRAKDPGNVLLDESEAGLPKQSVIVASQVSIVDTIQLGEFIGTLTEQRIQQVLAGIRFLQIMTRHHE; encoded by the coding sequence ATGGACGTTAAACCAGGTGATGTGTTTTGGATCACGCCGAATGAAACAAACGGAATTGAATCCGATCACCCTCATCCGCATGTTGTTGTCCAGGTCAACGCACAAAATAGAGTGACCGTTTGTGCGTTGACCACCAACCTAAAGCGCGCCAAAGACCCCGGCAATGTACTGCTTGATGAAAGTGAAGCAGGGCTTCCAAAGCAAAGTGTTATCGTCGCATCGCAAGTCTCTATAGTAGATACAATACAATTAGGCGAGTTTATCGGCACATTGACCGAGCAAAGAATTCAGCAAGTGCTGGCTGGCATACGCTTTTTGCAGATCATGACCCGGCACCACGAATAA